In Magnetospirillum sp. 15-1, a genomic segment contains:
- a CDS encoding P-II family nitrogen regulator, with protein sequence MKLIMAIIKPFKLDEVREALTPLGVQGLTVSEVKGFGRQKGQTEIYRGAEYVVNFLPKVKIEVAVNDDLVDRVVEAIQTAARTGKIGDGKVFVTEIQQAYRIRTGESNAEAL encoded by the coding sequence ATGAAGCTGATCATGGCCATCATCAAGCCCTTCAAGCTCGACGAGGTTCGCGAGGCCCTGACGCCCCTGGGCGTCCAGGGTTTGACCGTGAGCGAAGTCAAGGGCTTCGGCCGCCAGAAGGGACAAACCGAAATCTACCGTGGTGCCGAATACGTGGTGAACTTCCTGCCCAAGGTGAAGATCGAGGTCGCCGTCAACGACGATCTGGTCGACCGCGTGGTGGAAGCCATCCAAACCGCCGCCCGCACCGGCAAGATCGGTGACGGCAAGGTGTTCGTCACCGAGATCCAGCAGGCCTATCGCATCCGTACCGGCGAAAGCAACGCGGAAGCGCTCTGA